In one window of Henckelia pumila isolate YLH828 chromosome 1, ASM3356847v2, whole genome shotgun sequence DNA:
- the LOC140875418 gene encoding uncharacterized protein translates to MDFNFLKWQLLRGSLVRRVVLRAFMLVVALMVVSLAQKVREFRFVEPIMPSLDECPLNLNSSPGVDFTGFLNIAPDFSLPQFRASATAGKDSETMSKTMFKELMKKNLLSLNARALCVGEGFASDLLVLRELGYFNAVGIDIRPTFSLLKRRFVYEFEFEDNHFDFVLSRDLDRVSVPSLLVLEIERVLRLGGTGAILLRTPQFYSGGLVRAGLSFLKSSNVVHVCKIESFTLVIFRKGHENFASFEHFHLPSKCPSVTQNKPWMKNIEPLVDKNSMQLKPELSYLPKFLNISSRNKFLYINIGAGEFAKSSIAKMSKTYCSDHHTAFEVFIIDYKTSVLSSYVMDRGTTFVYHPALAGIAAATAPDISSDELFSAPSDDEGFDFVRWFNETVTDDDFVVLMTNSKLVELNIVVELFKTGLICRVDELFLHCSDGENCKNMCNSLRKSGVYAHQWWGD, encoded by the coding sequence ATGGACTTCAATTTCCTGAAATGGCAATTGCTTCGTGGGTCCTTGGTTAGGCGTGTGGTATTGAGAGCATTTATGCTTGTAGTGGCATTGATGGTGGTATCATTGGCGCAAAAAGTCCGAGAGTTTCGATTTGTCGAACCGATAATGCCTAGTTTGGATGAATGTCCATTGAATTTGAACTCGAGCCCCGGTGTTGATTTCACCGGATTCTTGAATATTGCACCGGATTTTTCTCTTCCCCAATTCAGGGCCTCTGCCACAGCCGGTAAAGACAGTGAAACCATGTCTAAAACCATGTTTAAAGAGTTGATGAAGAAGAACCTCTTGTCATTGAATGCCAGAGCATTGTGCGTTGGCGAGGGATTCGCTTCTGACTTGTTGGTATTGCGCGAGCTGGGATATTTCAATGCGGTTGGTATTGATATTCGCCCAACGTTTTCCCTTTTGAAGAGAAGATTTGTGTATGAGTTCGAGTTTGAGGATAATCATTTTGATTTTGTATTGTCGAGGGATCTTGACAGGGTTTCGGTTCCATCTCTTCTTGTGTTAGAGATTGAGCGTGTACTACGCCTAGGCGGCACAGGTGCCATTCTTTTGAGAACCCCACAGTTCTACTCGGGCGGATTGGTAAGGGCCGGTTTGTCTTTCTTGAAAAGCTCCAATGTTGTTCATGTCTGCAAGATTGAATCTTTCACACTGGTGATCTTTAGAAAAGGGCATGAAAATTTCGCCTCCTTTGAGCATTTTCATCTTCCATCCAAGTGTCCTTCTGTTACACAAAACAAGCCTTGGATGAAGAACATCGAGCCCCTGGTTGACAAGAACTCAATGCAGTTGAAACCGGAACTTTCTTATCTACCGAAATTCTTGAACATTTCCTCCAGAAACAAATTTCTTTACATCAACATTGGTGCTGGAGAATTCGCTAAATCAAGCATCGCAAAAATGTCCAAGACATATTGCTCCGACCACCATACCGCTTTTGAGGTGTTCATTATTGATTATAAAACCTCTGTGCTTTCCTCTTACGTGATGGATCGGGGTACAACCTTTGTCTATCATCCAGCCCTTGCTGGAATTGCTGCTGCCACTGCTCCCGACATCAGCTCCGATGAGTTATTCAGCGCACCATCGGATGACGAAGGGTTTGACTTTGTTCGATGGTTCAATGAAACAGTAACTGATGACGATTTTGTAGTTCTTATGACGAATTCAAAATTGGTGGAGCTAAACATTGTTGTGGAGCTATTTAAAACTGGTTTGATATGTCGTGTAGACGAACTTTTCCTCCATTGTTCGGACGGAGAAAACTGCAAGAACATGTGTAATAGTCTGAGGAAGAGTGGTGTTTATGCCCATCAATGGTGGGGAGATTGA